Proteins from a single region of Pseudomonas sp. 10S4:
- a CDS encoding ArsR/SmtB family transcription factor, which translates to MVISDSPVIIRVMRAFKHPNTEDLILERVLYALSDPVRLEIVRCLAGVLEASCGELDGGRPKSSMSHHFRVLRDAGLVHTRSVGTTHMNSLRADLLGCRFPGLLESILSQQ; encoded by the coding sequence ATGGTAATTAGCGATAGCCCTGTTATTATTCGAGTCATGCGAGCCTTCAAACACCCAAATACCGAAGACCTGATTCTCGAACGCGTGCTGTACGCTTTGAGTGACCCTGTTCGCCTGGAAATCGTTCGCTGCCTCGCAGGGGTTCTCGAGGCCAGTTGCGGCGAACTGGACGGGGGACGTCCGAAATCCAGCATGTCTCATCACTTTCGGGTATTACGGGATGCAGGGCTTGTACACACCCGTAGCGTGGGAACTACGCATATGAATTCGTTGCGTGCCGATTTGCTTGGCTGTCGGTTCCCCGGATTGCTTGAGAGCATTCTTTCTCAGCAGTAA